A stretch of DNA from Flavobacteriaceae bacterium MAR_2009_75:
ACATACCAGGAGCCGCTTTTTGCGGGTTGGCACAATCACTGGTTTCATATCTCGCACAGCTAACGCAATTTTCTTTATCTTTGAGTGCGACTTTCATCTCAAAACTATCGCAAGTGTAACTACTGCCTACTTTTACACCATGAACCTTGCATACGTTGCTTTCTACTAAATTCTCGCAGTTACCACAACTATTTCCTAATCTTATAGACATAACTTCTTTCTTTTTAAATTAAACTTACTCAAAGTTAAAGAGCCACATTCTTAGAAACAATATAAATAACTGATAATCAATTATTTATATTTAGATTGATTTAAAATTGAACCATACTTTCAGAAGTTTGGTTTTATCTAAAATAGCCTTATTCCCCAATAATGGTCGATATAGATTATTATATTTCAAGACGTTACGAAACTGTACTTGATGCCCATTTGGGTGTCTTTTTTTTGCTTTTATACTTGCGACCATACCATAATAAAGTACCGGTAACGGGGAGACTTGCAATAATCAAGCTCGTTAAAAAGGCAATTATTTTGCCAATTATACCACCAATAGATCCTATATGTATATCATAATTCATCCGAATCAATTTATCGGCGAACTTGGCATCATCGTATTTACCATAAATACCATTGGTCTCGATTTCTTCTAAGGTGTACTGGTCAAAAAATCGATAGTCGTTATCATAATATAAACCCTCACTATGCGCCACCTCTACATAAATACTTGTTGAATCGGTCGCTGGGTAATGAACCTCATAATTTAGGGCATTCGGCGAATCTTCCCTTAGAAGAGGTATTAATCGATCAATAGGTAATACATCTATTTCAATGGTCTCTGCAGTATTTATATTATTTGGAATATAAAATTCAGCACGCTTTTCACCACCTATCGCCTTGTAAAAGCCATAATAAAACCAATTAAAAGCCATAACAGATCCCGTAAAAGCCAATACTAATGCCAAACTGTAAACATAGAAACCGACTATAGAATGTAAGTCGAAGTTCTTTCGTTTCCATCGCGTACCGGGCTTCCACTTAAATCTAAGTCTTTGTTTTAGATTTGATTTTTTCTTAGGCCACCACAGAATTAAGCCCGAAACGAGAATAAGCATGAAGAGCAATATCGAAATGGAAACTACTTGCTCCCCTATTTCCGGCGGAAGCCAAAGTCTAACATGTCCTTTCAAAATAAAGGCAAAAAAACCGCTTAAATGGTCTTTTATATGCAATACCTCACCAGAATAAGGGTTGAGGAAAACGCTAAAGTAAAACTCTGGCTCTATCTCATAGAATATGACTTCGACCGCCTCATCGCGTTTTCCATAAAGTGCACCGTGAATATGTTTCTGAGGGAAAACGACTTTGGCTAAATCGTGGGCTTCCGTAACAGTAATGAAGTTCTCTTCTTGAGGAGTCACTTTATCGTAATCAACATACAACGATTCTATTTCCTCTCTAAATACCCAAAAGCAACCAGTAATACTTACGATAAAAACTACTAGACCGGTAGCAATACCTAAAATTCTATGTATTGTCAAAAGCTTCTTTCGCAACTCTCCTTTTACCATTGATTTAATCTTTCAAACTTAACTATTGTCGAATTGATCAATAAACACGCATAGATAACCATAAATATCGACCCTCTAAAATCGATAGGTGAAATTAGCATAAAGTGCCCTCGGCATCTGCGGATTTATAGTCGACCAACCTTTATAATATTCTTCGTTCAATGCATTGTCCAATTTAAGGGCAATACGATATTTGGCCGCTTCGTAAAAAACCGAGGCATTGGCAATAGTATACCCAGGCAGGATAAACTTACCTATTACAGCACTATCGTAAACCGCTCTTTCACTGGCGCTGTTGGCCCCTATACCAAAACCGAATCCTTCGAGGTTACCGGTATGAAAGCGGTAATTCGCCCAAGCGTTGAACAAGTTTTTAGGCCCAGCGTCAGAAGGCCTTCTTCCCTCCTCTGCATAAGAACTGAACTCTAAACCTTGGATAACCTCACTATCGTTATAACTGTAGCC
This window harbors:
- a CDS encoding putative iron-regulated membrane protein, which produces MVKGELRKKLLTIHRILGIATGLVVFIVSITGCFWVFREEIESLYVDYDKVTPQEENFITVTEAHDLAKVVFPQKHIHGALYGKRDEAVEVIFYEIEPEFYFSVFLNPYSGEVLHIKDHLSGFFAFILKGHVRLWLPPEIGEQVVSISILLFMLILVSGLILWWPKKKSNLKQRLRFKWKPGTRWKRKNFDLHSIVGFYVYSLALVLAFTGSVMAFNWFYYGFYKAIGGEKRAEFYIPNNINTAETIEIDVLPIDRLIPLLREDSPNALNYEVHYPATDSTSIYVEVAHSEGLYYDNDYRFFDQYTLEEIETNGIYGKYDDAKFADKLIRMNYDIHIGSIGGIIGKIIAFLTSLIIASLPVTGTLLWYGRKYKSKKKTPKWASSTVS